GCTGCTCGAAGAAagtggtgttgatgatgctgatgccTTGAAGCAGCTCGGCGTAGGTGGTACCGACGACAGTGCCGGCGACAAACACATCGCTACGTCATGTTAGTCACTGAACTATTTCATGCTCAACTAGATTGATAAATACGTACTTGATGTGAGGCACGACCATGGCTCCAGTCTCGGCAGCAAACTCCGAGACGGTCTTGAAGCCCAGAGTGCTGGCCACGGCGGGGATATCGGTGAAGGGCTTGAAGATATCGGGATAGCTGGTGTCCTCACTGTCATAGAACAGGATGACCGAAGCCAGGAGACTGTCACCCGGAACCAGAGCAGGCACAATGTGAGTCTTGGGGTCGGAGATGTTGGCAGCATAGGTAGCCGCAGCCTACATTTCGTTTGAGCGACATTTAGCTTTTTGGAAGTCTGACGTATCATACCTCAAGGAATTGGTCTACATATTCCGAGGACACAGTGTAGCTACCAGCCCAGACCTTGGTCGACTTGACAGTCTCCAAATCAAAGCGAGTGACAAGACCGAAGTTGCTGCTGCCTCCCTTCAGGGCCCAGAACAGATCGGAGTAGCTCGTCTTGTTGGCTTGTACGACGGAACCGTCGGCCAGGACGACCTCGTAGTTGACGACGGAGTTGCAGGACCAGCCAACCTGGTTACCATAGAAGTTGACGCCTCCGGCCAAAAGCAATCCGGGGACACCGACGGGGCCCAGACGGCCACCTGGCGCGGAGAGGTCATAATCGGCGAGGTAAGCGTAGACGTCCTCCCATCTAGATCACGCACTCGGTCTTAGAAAAGGCTCTTTCCTCGGTGAAAGGGGGTTCCTCACCTGTGGGATGGACCGACCGACACGATCGACTTATCGTCTGACAATTCCAGAGTGGTCAGGTTGGACATCACAATGAGCACACCGTTGTCGATATTGTTCGATCCCTAGAATGAATTAGAACCACCCTATTAATTCTGGATAGATTCCTACGTACCCGAATACCCATATGACCGCCACCGCGCACAGCGAACTTGGCCTGGGCATCGACCAAAGCCTTGACTCCCTCGCCCAATTGAGCGCTTGACTGCGGGCGGAAAACACATCCGGGGCTCATGATTTCCGTGTTGGACCAGAAATTCTGCGCTTCATACTCGTACACATCGGTGTTAGGGTAGAAGATGGAGCTGTTGACCGATCCCTTGAGAGCGCTGCAACCGGGGGAACTCGAGGAGGCCTCAACCAAGAGAGTGCCCGCCAGGGGCAGAATAACAGAACTGACGCG
The sequence above is a segment of the Aspergillus oryzae RIB40 DNA, chromosome 3 genome. Coding sequences within it:
- a CDS encoding FAD-binding oxidoreductase (predicted protein); the protein is MRVSSVILPLAGTLLVEASSSSPGCSALKGSVNSSIFYPNTDVYEYEAQNFWSNTEIMSPGCVFRPQSSAQLGEGVKALVDAQAKFAVRGGGHMGIRGSNNIDNGVLIVMSNLTTLELSDDKSIVSVGPSHRWEDVYAYLADYDLSAPGGRLGPVGVPGLLLAGGVNFYGNQVGWSCNSVVNYEVVLADGSVVQANKTSYSDLFWALKGGSSNFGLVTRFDLETVKSTKVWAGSYTVSSEYVDQFLEAAATYAANISDPKTHIVPALVPGDSLLASVILFYDSEDTSYPDIFKPFTDIPAVASTLGFKTVSEFAAETGAMVVPHINDVFVAGTVVGTTYAELLQGISIINTTFFEQLPKLYDQIPADNISTIQLDWQPIGADWMKASEDRGGNALGLDSSKIYLCYAEVVEWIGSSYDDIVAQWVEETTYAINNATQKAGLYDAFNYIGDAAGFQSIFPGYGEENVSKLQTIAKKYDPNQVFQTLMPGGFKIY